Proteins co-encoded in one Coriobacterium glomerans PW2 genomic window:
- a CDS encoding alpha-N-arabinofuranosidase — MKRAEIFINQHYQIATVDRRIFGSFIEHLGRAVYGGIYQKGNPNSDEHGFRKDTLNLVRELRVPIVRYPGGNFVSGFSWEDSVGPKDRRPAKIDLAWQAIETNQFGLNEFTEWSDKAGCDIMMAVNLGTKGPQDAKNLLEYCNFVGGTDYSDLRRAHGYAKPHDIKLWCLGNEMDGSWQIGHKTAREYGRLASNTAQIMKSLDQTIETVVCGSSGLTMPTFGEWEYQVLDECYDEVDYISLHLYLANRNNDTTDFLAGSQCMDDYISGVASICDAVKAKKHRKKEIELSFDEWNVWYHSEEQDEQIRPWSEAPHQLEDVYNFEDALLVGSMLITLLRHADRVKIACLAQLVNAIAPIMTSDTRAWRQTIFYPYLHASTYGRGTVLLTQTNAPRYESRTYGTVSVLDSVCIWDQAAQSLTIFAVNKDLNDDVEITCDLRQFCGYRVKEHLVLACNDMKAINTETAPNTVRPIRSHASRVEESVLRGILGKHSWNVIRLERYADKR; from the coding sequence ATGAAGAGAGCAGAGATCTTCATCAACCAGCACTATCAGATCGCCACTGTTGACAGAAGGATATTCGGCTCCTTCATCGAGCATCTTGGAAGGGCCGTGTACGGTGGCATCTATCAGAAAGGGAACCCGAACTCCGATGAGCATGGCTTTCGAAAAGACACATTGAACCTGGTCAGAGAGCTGAGGGTACCGATCGTCCGCTATCCTGGAGGCAATTTCGTATCGGGGTTTTCTTGGGAGGACAGCGTAGGGCCTAAAGATCGAAGACCAGCAAAGATCGATCTAGCATGGCAGGCAATCGAAACGAACCAGTTTGGTCTGAATGAGTTCACAGAGTGGTCCGACAAGGCGGGGTGCGACATCATGATGGCGGTCAATCTTGGCACCAAGGGTCCCCAAGATGCCAAAAACTTGCTTGAGTACTGCAATTTTGTCGGGGGGACTGATTACAGCGATCTTCGCAGGGCTCACGGCTATGCAAAACCACACGACATAAAGCTTTGGTGCCTCGGTAATGAGATGGATGGAAGCTGGCAGATAGGCCATAAGACGGCAAGGGAATATGGAAGGCTCGCATCGAATACCGCACAGATTATGAAATCGCTGGATCAAACCATTGAAACCGTAGTATGCGGCAGCTCTGGTCTGACGATGCCCACCTTCGGAGAATGGGAATATCAGGTTCTGGATGAGTGCTATGACGAGGTCGACTATATTTCCCTGCATCTGTATCTCGCAAACAGAAACAACGATACCACTGATTTTCTTGCAGGCTCGCAGTGCATGGACGACTACATCTCAGGAGTCGCATCCATCTGCGATGCGGTCAAGGCGAAAAAACACCGAAAGAAAGAGATCGAACTATCATTTGACGAATGGAACGTCTGGTATCACAGCGAAGAGCAGGACGAGCAGATCAGACCATGGAGTGAAGCGCCCCACCAGCTGGAAGATGTATACAACTTCGAGGACGCTCTGCTGGTCGGAAGTATGCTCATAACGCTGCTGAGACACGCTGATCGCGTAAAGATCGCGTGCCTTGCGCAGTTGGTGAACGCAATAGCCCCGATAATGACTTCCGACACAAGAGCTTGGCGTCAGACGATATTCTATCCCTATCTGCATGCCAGCACCTATGGAAGGGGGACTGTTCTGCTCACTCAGACCAACGCTCCGCGGTATGAAAGCAGAACCTATGGGACCGTGTCGGTCTTGGACAGTGTATGCATATGGGATCAGGCGGCTCAATCCCTTACGATCTTTGCCGTGAACAAGGATCTGAACGACGATGTTGAGATAACCTGCGATTTGCGTCAATTTTGCGGTTATCGGGTAAAAGAGCATTTAGTGCTGGCATGCAACGACATGAAGGCGATCAATACGGAAACAGCGCCAAACACCGTTCGCCCCATACGCTCTCATGCCTCTAGGGTGGAGGAGAGTGTACTAAGAGGCATTCTCGGCAAACATAGCTGGAATGTGATTCGATTGGAACGATATGCTGACAAAAGGTAA
- a CDS encoding ROK family protein: MSKTLLGALEAGGTKMVVATGYADGTVVECEEIPTGDPVKTMEAVADWFRDKGIAALGIGAFGPTAVNPASPRYGQILETPKTAWRYFDLLGSLKSELDVPCGYDTDVNSACLGEATHGCARGLDTAVYLTIGTGVGAGVMIDGELLHGMMHPEAGHILLQLDPRDTIGSESGCPYHPNCLEGLIAGPAIKRRWNNKQADELADDGEAMDLLAGYLAQALVIYTLCYSPQRIIIGGGVADHTPIVSLARKKVVALLNGYIVTPEISDIDTYIVENSLDGKQGILGCLELARRAQQRSVSGR, translated from the coding sequence ATGAGTAAGACACTGCTCGGCGCCTTGGAGGCGGGCGGAACAAAGATGGTCGTCGCAACCGGATACGCAGACGGCACCGTAGTCGAGTGCGAGGAGATTCCCACCGGCGACCCCGTCAAGACGATGGAGGCCGTGGCGGACTGGTTCCGCGATAAGGGAATCGCAGCGCTCGGCATCGGCGCGTTCGGTCCCACAGCCGTGAATCCGGCGTCTCCGCGCTACGGCCAGATCCTAGAAACCCCGAAGACCGCTTGGCGCTACTTTGACCTGCTCGGTTCGCTCAAAAGCGAACTTGATGTCCCCTGTGGTTACGACACGGACGTAAACTCCGCTTGCCTGGGCGAGGCGACCCATGGATGCGCGCGGGGTTTGGACACCGCAGTGTATCTCACCATCGGTACCGGCGTGGGAGCCGGCGTGATGATCGATGGGGAGCTGCTCCACGGCATGATGCATCCCGAAGCCGGCCATATCCTTCTGCAGCTCGATCCTCGCGATACCATCGGGTCCGAGAGCGGTTGTCCCTATCATCCGAACTGCCTCGAGGGTCTGATCGCCGGACCCGCTATCAAACGACGGTGGAACAACAAGCAGGCCGATGAACTGGCAGATGATGGCGAAGCCATGGATCTGCTGGCGGGTTATCTCGCACAGGCACTCGTCATCTACACGCTGTGCTACTCTCCGCAGCGCATCATCATCGGAGGCGGCGTGGCCGACCACACGCCTATCGTGAGTCTCGCGCGGAAGAAAGTCGTAGCTCTGTTGAACGGATACATCGTGACGCCCGAGATCAGCGATATCGATACCTACATCGTCGAGAACAGCCTCGATGGAAAGCAGGGCATCCTCGGTTGCCTGGAACTCGCGCGCCGCGCACAGCAGAGAAGCGTCTCAGGCCGCTGA
- a CDS encoding 6-phospho-beta-glucosidase codes for MAQENRGVKIVTIGGGSSYTPELMEGFIKRFEEMPIREIWLVDIEEGREKLEIVGAMARRMWEASGYPTQVHTTLDRRAALPDADFVTTQFRVGLLYARIKDERIPLSWGMLGQETNGAGGIFKAFRTIPVIGEIIDDMRELCPEAWLVNFTNPSGMVTEAAIKQFGWRRTIGLCNVPVNAMLMEPKIVGYPEGAEDLTFRFAGLNHFHWHRVFDRRGADITARVIERLNDPDNGMPVNIADIPFPLDLIRAIGMLPCAYHRYYYLHAEMLAHALEEFARGESRAEQVKKTEEELFELYRDPALDHKPEQLARRGGAHYSDAACECVNAIWNDKHEHMVVSCENRGALSDLASDSIVEVSALISSKGAEPIAWGEMPAQERGWLQMMKAMEECVIDAAITGDYGRALEAFCLNPLIENGAAAQHVLDELLIAHERYLPRFAAKIVELKSAGVQVRDETAARLVAQGH; via the coding sequence ATGGCACAGGAGAATCGCGGCGTCAAGATCGTGACCATCGGCGGTGGCAGCAGTTATACGCCCGAGCTGATGGAAGGCTTCATCAAGCGTTTCGAGGAGATGCCGATTCGCGAGATCTGGCTCGTCGACATCGAGGAGGGCCGCGAGAAACTCGAGATCGTCGGTGCCATGGCGCGGCGCATGTGGGAGGCCAGCGGGTACCCCACCCAAGTGCACACAACGCTCGACCGCCGCGCGGCGCTCCCCGATGCGGACTTCGTCACCACGCAGTTCCGCGTGGGCCTGCTTTACGCGCGCATCAAAGATGAGCGCATACCGCTTTCTTGGGGAATGCTCGGACAGGAGACCAACGGCGCCGGGGGCATCTTCAAAGCGTTCCGGACGATTCCGGTGATCGGCGAGATCATCGACGATATGCGCGAGCTGTGTCCAGAGGCCTGGCTTGTCAACTTCACGAATCCCTCGGGCATGGTGACCGAGGCCGCCATCAAACAGTTCGGATGGAGGCGCACGATCGGGCTGTGCAATGTTCCGGTGAACGCTATGCTCATGGAACCCAAGATCGTCGGCTATCCCGAGGGCGCAGAGGATCTGACATTTCGCTTCGCGGGACTCAACCATTTTCATTGGCATAGGGTGTTCGATCGAAGAGGCGCAGACATCACCGCGAGGGTCATCGAGCGGCTGAACGACCCCGACAACGGCATGCCCGTCAACATCGCCGATATCCCCTTCCCACTCGATCTCATTCGCGCAATCGGCATGCTGCCATGTGCCTACCATCGTTACTACTACCTGCACGCGGAGATGCTCGCTCACGCGCTCGAGGAGTTCGCACGTGGTGAGAGTCGCGCCGAGCAGGTCAAAAAAACAGAGGAAGAGCTGTTCGAACTCTACCGCGATCCCGCTCTCGATCACAAACCCGAACAGCTTGCGCGTCGTGGCGGGGCGCACTACTCAGATGCCGCCTGCGAGTGCGTGAACGCGATCTGGAACGACAAGCACGAGCACATGGTCGTATCCTGCGAGAACCGCGGCGCCCTCAGCGATCTGGCATCTGACTCGATCGTCGAGGTCTCGGCGCTCATTTCCTCGAAGGGAGCCGAGCCGATTGCCTGGGGTGAGATGCCGGCGCAGGAGCGCGGCTGGCTGCAGATGATGAAGGCTATGGAGGAATGCGTGATCGACGCCGCCATAACCGGTGATTACGGACGAGCGCTCGAGGCGTTCTGTCTGAATCCTCTGATTGAAAACGGGGCGGCCGCTCAGCACGTGCTCGATGAGCTTCTGATTGCGCATGAGCGCTATCTGCCCCGGTTCGCTGCAAAGATCGTCGAGCTGAAGTCCGCTGGCGTACAGGTGAGAGACGAGACGGCGGCACGGCTTGTGGCTCAAGGTCACTGA
- a CDS encoding DUF3284 domain-containing protein, whose translation MRIVRTLDITSDEFFDYLEQRLLTEIEHATGERHAPSVLKAGFRYVSDPDDRYRRAEVRILAYVRGIEYRLSSVTATDDVTIGYRIEPHAGGIEVTYTQEIGSDLTSSQGPLMRGFSQAVYLSRMAQSLMAIQDAILDARDGVPVTSSRGASSGPSRFGSARPGRRLRDMLIERKR comes from the coding sequence ATGAGAATCGTCCGGACGCTCGACATCACCTCTGATGAGTTCTTCGACTACCTCGAGCAGCGTCTGCTCACCGAGATCGAGCACGCGACAGGCGAGCGACATGCGCCTTCGGTGCTCAAGGCGGGCTTTCGCTATGTCAGCGATCCGGACGATCGATATCGGAGAGCCGAGGTGAGAATTCTCGCTTACGTTCGCGGAATCGAATACCGCCTGAGCAGCGTGACCGCAACCGATGATGTTACGATAGGCTATAGGATCGAGCCGCATGCGGGCGGCATCGAGGTCACTTATACGCAAGAGATCGGGAGCGATCTCACAAGCTCGCAGGGTCCGCTCATGAGAGGTTTTTCTCAGGCGGTCTATCTGAGCCGCATGGCGCAATCCCTCATGGCAATCCAAGATGCGATCTTGGATGCGCGCGATGGGGTGCCTGTCACTTCATCGAGAGGGGCCTCATCAGGCCCCTCTCGTTTCGGCTCCGCTCGGCCCGGTCGAAGATTGCGCGACATGCTCATCGAGCGAAAACGCTGA
- a CDS encoding glycoside hydrolase family 1 protein: MAFPEGFLWGGATAANQYEGAYLEDGKGLNTSDVLTAGSHTTPRRITWENPQTHETGSTGMGFGSPMEFPEGAVPAVIDGEYYPSHVATDFYHHYAEDIALMGEMGFKAFRLSMNWARIFPNGDDAEPNEAGLAFYDAVFDECAKHGIEPLVTLSHYETPLSLTINYGGWKSRKLVGFFERYAETVFRRYRGKVKYWLTFNEINLMSMAGFMAGGVTDTSEQARAQAAHHQFVASSLAVRAAHEISPDIRVGQMLAYQPAYALSCDPADQLLVQERSHATLWYADVQTGGAYPEYRLLEMKRKGIEVSMEPGDLELLSHYPADFLSFSCYGSTTLTTHESDAGAGNFVFGVKNPYLKTNAWGWATDPACLRLALNTLYDRYHKPLWIVENGIGWDDVKEADGSVHDSYRIDYLRENIASMRDAVTLDGVELMGYTMWGCIDLVSAGTGEMRKRYGFVYVDRDDEGQGTLARSKKDSFLWYKKVIASNGEDTE; this comes from the coding sequence ATGGCATTTCCCGAAGGCTTTCTCTGGGGAGGAGCGACCGCTGCCAACCAGTACGAGGGCGCCTACCTTGAAGATGGAAAGGGGCTGAACACATCAGACGTTCTCACGGCAGGGTCTCACACCACGCCGAGGCGCATCACATGGGAGAATCCTCAGACCCATGAGACGGGATCGACCGGTATGGGCTTCGGCAGTCCGATGGAGTTCCCCGAGGGGGCTGTGCCCGCAGTGATCGATGGCGAGTACTACCCCAGCCATGTGGCGACGGATTTCTATCACCATTATGCCGAGGACATCGCGCTCATGGGTGAGATGGGCTTCAAGGCCTTCAGACTCTCCATGAACTGGGCGAGGATATTCCCGAATGGCGATGACGCCGAGCCGAATGAGGCGGGTTTGGCATTCTACGATGCCGTGTTCGACGAATGCGCTAAACACGGTATCGAGCCTCTGGTCACGCTTTCCCATTATGAGACGCCTCTGTCGCTGACTATCAATTACGGAGGCTGGAAGAGCAGGAAACTCGTCGGCTTCTTCGAGAGATACGCCGAGACCGTCTTTCGGCGCTATCGCGGCAAGGTCAAATATTGGCTTACGTTCAATGAGATCAATCTCATGAGCATGGCGGGCTTCATGGCTGGTGGTGTGACCGACACGAGCGAGCAGGCGCGAGCGCAGGCCGCGCATCACCAGTTCGTCGCCAGCTCGTTGGCGGTCAGGGCGGCGCATGAGATCTCTCCTGACATTCGCGTCGGTCAGATGCTGGCGTATCAGCCTGCATATGCGTTGAGCTGCGATCCGGCAGATCAGCTGCTTGTTCAGGAGCGCAGCCATGCAACGCTGTGGTACGCCGACGTGCAGACGGGCGGCGCCTACCCGGAGTACCGCCTGCTCGAGATGAAGCGCAAGGGTATCGAAGTGTCCATGGAACCGGGCGATCTCGAGCTGCTGTCCCACTACCCGGCTGATTTTCTGAGCTTCTCATGCTATGGCTCGACGACGCTGACCACGCATGAGTCCGATGCAGGAGCCGGCAACTTCGTCTTCGGCGTGAAGAATCCCTATCTCAAGACGAATGCCTGGGGCTGGGCGACTGATCCGGCATGTCTGCGTTTGGCGTTGAACACGCTGTACGATCGCTATCACAAGCCGTTGTGGATCGTCGAGAACGGCATCGGCTGGGATGACGTGAAAGAGGCCGACGGGAGCGTGCACGACTCGTATCGCATCGACTACCTGAGGGAGAACATCGCTTCCATGCGCGACGCGGTGACGCTGGACGGCGTGGAGCTCATGGGTTACACCATGTGGGGTTGCATCGATCTCGTCTCAGCCGGCACCGGTGAGATGCGCAAGCGCTACGGATTCGTATACGTGGACCGCGATGACGAGGGCCAAGGCACGCTCGCGCGCTCGAAAAAGGACAGCTTCCTCTGGTATAAGAAGGTCATCGCCTCAAACGGAGAGGATACGGAATAG
- a CDS encoding PTS sugar transporter subunit IIC, giving the protein MEDLFNSPVMIKLQKFGQMLGRNKFLSGLQGAMMSSMGVIMVGALFQIICSVGGERMLGLFTTGDNVYNILYSPYNYTMNMLSLWITGMLAYNYARNVGIKSPIISAVEALAAFLLCAGTLSVTESGNTVMDTTYLGAQGMFVGFIVAFASVRVDKICVDRNIYIKMPDIVPQFLQDGFAGIVPMLVIIAIFLGVQTLVTVGTGGAYSVCSGFMFVFSAPLNTLTSVPGMFVLCIFAGLLWCFGIHGTMILVSVIMPLSLQAAVANGAAHAAGQALVFYPVALFYGMSIAGGTGNTLPLVLMSLRSKSEQMRAVAKAGLIPGWFNINEPVTFGMPIMYNPVLCIPYVLNIPLVMLFWYIGYATGIIIPRWISVGAVLPMGFGSYLTTLNPMNAVWDYLSIIPAGIVWFPFFKAYERQLVAKEQAAKEAELTSAAA; this is encoded by the coding sequence ATGGAAGATCTGTTTAACAGCCCGGTGATGATCAAGCTTCAGAAGTTCGGCCAGATGCTCGGTCGCAACAAGTTCCTCTCGGGGCTGCAGGGCGCGATGATGTCCTCGATGGGTGTGATCATGGTGGGTGCGCTGTTCCAGATCATCTGCTCGGTCGGCGGCGAGAGGATGCTCGGTCTGTTCACCACCGGCGACAATGTGTACAACATCTTGTATTCCCCGTACAACTATACGATGAACATGCTGTCGCTGTGGATCACCGGCATGCTCGCCTACAACTATGCGCGCAATGTAGGGATCAAGTCCCCCATCATCAGCGCGGTCGAAGCCCTGGCGGCGTTTCTGCTGTGCGCGGGCACGCTGTCCGTCACAGAATCGGGCAACACGGTCATGGACACGACCTATCTCGGCGCACAGGGCATGTTCGTCGGCTTCATCGTGGCATTTGCATCCGTTCGCGTGGACAAGATCTGCGTCGACAGAAACATCTATATCAAGATGCCCGATATCGTACCGCAGTTCCTGCAGGATGGATTCGCGGGCATCGTGCCGATGCTCGTCATCATCGCGATATTCCTAGGGGTCCAGACTCTCGTCACCGTTGGAACCGGAGGAGCATATTCTGTGTGCTCCGGATTCATGTTCGTGTTCAGCGCGCCTCTGAACACGCTCACCTCGGTTCCGGGAATGTTCGTACTCTGCATCTTTGCTGGTCTGCTGTGGTGTTTCGGCATCCATGGAACCATGATTCTCGTGTCGGTCATCATGCCGCTTAGCCTTCAGGCTGCCGTAGCCAACGGTGCCGCTCATGCTGCAGGGCAAGCATTGGTTTTTTATCCGGTTGCCTTATTCTACGGCATGTCGATCGCAGGCGGTACGGGCAACACGCTCCCGCTTGTGCTCATGAGCCTGAGGTCGAAGTCCGAGCAGATGCGCGCCGTCGCCAAGGCCGGGCTTATCCCCGGGTGGTTCAACATCAACGAGCCGGTCACCTTCGGTATGCCCATCATGTACAACCCGGTGCTCTGTATCCCCTATGTGCTCAATATTCCTCTTGTGATGCTGTTCTGGTACATAGGATATGCGACCGGCATCATCATACCCAGGTGGATCTCGGTCGGCGCGGTGCTCCCCATGGGCTTCGGTAGCTACCTTACGACGCTGAATCCGATGAACGCCGTCTGGGATTACCTTTCCATAATACCGGCGGGCATCGTCTGGTTTCCGTTCTTCAAGGCCTATGAGCGGCAGCTGGTCGCAAAGGAGCAGGCTGCGAAGGAGGCAGAGCTCACGTCTGCAGCCGCGTGA
- a CDS encoding PTS sugar transporter subunit IIB: MKVLLVCAGGMSTSILMKKLESYAAANDIDFEIAAVGLSAYKDIAQDYDCILVGPQVGYQSDIIAKESGLNVEVIPPQDYGLARCENIFKLIDKTLAK, from the coding sequence ATGAAGGTATTGCTGGTTTGCGCGGGTGGCATGTCCACAAGCATCCTGATGAAGAAGCTTGAATCATATGCAGCTGCCAACGACATCGATTTCGAGATTGCCGCCGTCGGCCTGAGCGCATACAAGGACATCGCTCAAGACTACGACTGCATACTCGTGGGTCCCCAGGTGGGCTACCAAAGCGACATCATCGCCAAGGAGAGCGGTCTCAATGTCGAGGTCATTCCACCACAAGATTACGGCTTGGCGCGCTGCGAGAACATTTTCAAGCTCATCGATAAGACGCTGGCGAAATAA
- a CDS encoding PTS lactose/cellobiose transporter subunit IIA — translation MEEQQSAAVDAESQEMISFGIVASAGEARSLAFEALKAARDHDFDMADELLARSKKAALGAHRAQTALLSREADGDHTPVDVLLVHAQDHLMTSMLAQELIAELIYLHRAKQDRKVREERVREQD, via the coding sequence ATGGAAGAGCAACAAAGCGCAGCGGTTGACGCGGAGAGTCAGGAGATGATCTCCTTCGGGATCGTCGCATCGGCAGGAGAAGCCCGCAGCTTGGCGTTCGAGGCGCTCAAAGCGGCGAGAGACCATGATTTCGATATGGCCGATGAGCTGCTCGCCCGCTCGAAAAAGGCCGCTCTCGGCGCGCACAGAGCGCAGACGGCCCTACTCAGCCGGGAGGCCGACGGCGACCATACGCCGGTCGACGTGCTTCTGGTGCACGCACAGGATCATCTCATGACCTCGATGCTCGCTCAAGAGCTCATCGCGGAGCTGATCTATCTGCATCGAGCGAAACAGGATCGAAAGGTTAGAGAGGAACGCGTGAGGGAGCAGGATTAA